The region ATGGGTGAGCAGAAACAAGCCATCTTCTGGGGTTAAATCTTGACCAGCGATCGCACGATCGCAAATGGAATAAACTGTCTCAGTAATCACGGCAAACCGTTGCTAGCTACACTCCTCAGCGTAACGCGATCATAGTATTTAGAATCTCAAAGAGCCGGAGCCAGAAGGTAAGAAGATTTTAGCTTGCGAATCAAGCTAACTTGCCACTCCCCAATGCCTTCCCTAACCCTCCTGACTCCTCTCGTTATTCATCCAATACCCTGAGCAAACCTAAAAGCTGGTCAACATTCTCCAAACTGCCAACAATTCGTAGCATCGGTGGGGGGTAAGCTCTCACGAGCGTCGGAGTGGCAGTAATCTGATCCTGTTCTGCCTGTTCTGGATGTTGAGCAACATCAATCACTTTGAGCGTATAAGGCTGATCAAGGGTTTGTTCCAGTAAAGTGTGTAGTTTTTGCAACGTTCTTTGAGTTGCTGAACTGTGTCCAGAAACAAATAAACGCAACACATAACCTTGAGGATCTACCTTAGTCGGTTTTGAGGGTGTTACGGAAGGAGATGGTTGAGAAAACTGTAATGCAGAAGCGGTTTGCTCGTACCGTACTACCAGATCATGCGATTCCCAAAGTTGTGGAAACTGCGATCGATAGGTTGCTAACACGATCGGATCACACACTGTCGATCTCAGTTGAGTTTGTTGCCAAACGAGATTGGGGGTATCAAACATAGTGTTCAACAGCGATTGATAGCGAATCACCAACGGTGACGCTTCTGCAACCTGAAAGACTTGCTGAGTCACTGAGTCAACACTGCGATCAACGGTTGCAGTATAACAAGGCACCAAAAAATGAGGTAGTTCAGAAAGTCCCAGTAAGTGCTGCAACGCTCCGCACAAATGGATATGCCAGCGAATTTGCTTATGCGGATCAATGCAATAAACAACGTCTCCACCAGGCGTGAATAAGGCGATCCCTTTGAACGCTAGTGGAGACGATGCCATCACTTTAAAGGTAGGTGAAAAGGTAGGTAAAGTTGATGTTAGACACGCCCTCGAAGCATCTGAGCCATTTCGTTTGGTTTTGGCGACATTTCTAGCGCCGTTTCTTCAGTAATTCGCCCAGCTTCGTAAAGCTTGTAGAGGGACTGATTCATTGTACACATCCCATCAAAAGTGCATCGAGGAATCAGTGCTTCCACTTCATCCAAATCGCCACGACGAATATAGTCTTTGATGGCATCGGTGTTAATCAAAATGTCATGGAAAGCAGCTCGTTTGCCATCGGTTGTGCGACAAAGTCCCTGAGCAATAACAGCCACCAGTGATTCAGCCAACGAGACTCGAATCGGTGCTTGTTGATCGGGTTCATAGAGCTGCAAAATCCGCTCGATGGTTTTAACTGCGCTATTAGTGTGCAAGGTACCCATCACCAGGTGCCCAGTTTGAGCGGCTTTCAGAGCAGTATTCACAGTTTCTTTATCCCGCATTTCCCCTACCAGAATCACATCTGGATCTTCCCGCAAGGAGGCTTTGAGCGCGTTTTCAAACTTGCGAGTATGAATACCTACTTCCCGGTGCTTAATTAACGCTTTCTTACTGCGATGCACAAATTCAATCGGGTCTTCAATAGTGATGATGTTTTTAGGCATCTCCTTGTTCATGTAGTCGATCATGGCAGCCATTGTGGTGGACTTACCTGATCCAGTAGGACCTGTGATGAGGATCAACCCTTTGTGATAGTGGCAAATGTCTTTGAACACGGGTGGTAGATTAAGCTGCTCAATAGTCAAGATCTTGAGCGGAATCAACCGTAAGACCATTGCTGGACCGTAAAGGGAATCAAAAATATTGATTCGAACACGGGCAAATTCGTATTGAGTTGCGCCGTCGAAGTCAAGATGCTCCTCAAAGCGATGGATTTCCTCGTCTGTCAGAATTTCTTGTAACCAACTGAAGAAAGTTTCTCGATCAATTTCGGGCCAATCGGTGATCATGATTTCGCCACGATCGCGGTATCTTGGGACTTCTCCCACACCTAGGTGAACATCAGAATAGCCTTTGTCATAGGCATGACGCACAATTTCTGCCAGCGTCGGTGCACCGTTGGTAGGACTGGCATTGCGGCGGCGAGGGGCAGATGGAGGGGCAGTAGGACGATGCCCTGCAGGCGGTGCAGGTGGGGTTGAAGATGCGGGCGAGACCACTGTTGGCTGCTGAGCGATCGACGTGGGTGGGGAAGCCGGACTTGCAACCATTGTGGGAGTACCGGGAGCCACCTGAGGTGATGCGATCGCAGTTGCAGCCGCATTCGAGGTCATCGGAGAGGTCATTTGTTGGGTCGCGGCGACCGTTGCTCCATTTTGGTGCGCAATTCTTGTAGGGTTTGCGATTCGGGGTGGCGGCGGTGCAGGCGGAACCCGAGGAGGTAAGGGTGCAGACGGACGTTGTGACTCTGTCATAGGTTATTCTCTCAAACAGCTTTAAGCAGCGCAAAAGTGGTAACTGGGATTTGCATTCAAGCCGTCACTACGAAAGTTGAATCGGTTCTTGGGGCAACTTTACTCTTTAATTCTTCGGCAGGCTAGGGAACAGTTATGCACTAACTAAAATGACAGCGACGAAAATCATTTTCCGGGCTAAACATTTCTACAAACTTAGCAGACGAGTGAATTCACTTGTCTAAAGTTCAGTTTGCCCAAAACTTTGACTCCACTATCAACTTACGGATACAAGCGTATAGCTGCTCGTTTTTTCCAAGGGAAGCGAGCATCAAATCATACCTTCACCCTTGTTGGTCGCTTAGCGATCCGACCTCAAGTGCTACCTAAAGAAAGCTATTTGTGATTTTGTACTGAGTTCATTGAGAAATTTTAGTAGCGTGAGATGCGGCTAAATCAGCAGGCGTGATGCGTTCGTAAGGTTCAAAGGGTTGATGAATCCAGGGATTTTCTGGGAGATAGTCCACGTAGTAATCAGGTTTAATCACAGAGCAATCTTTATACCAGAGCACAGCCGTACGAATTTCATCAATGTAGTAGCCATATTTGCGGTCAAGCCATATTAGGGCTTTCTTCAAAGTGATACCAGAATCAACTAAATCATCCACGAGCAGAACATGACTGCCCAAATTAGCCGTAGTCATGGTCAAGTCGCGGGAAATTGTGATAGAACCACGAACCTGATTATTGATTCCGCCATAAGAGGAGGTTGCCAAAATCGCTAGGGGTGCGTCGAAGATGCGTGCCAGAATGTCGCCTACTCGCAAACCACCTTTGGCTAAACAAATGATTTGATTGAATTCCCAATTAGACTGATAAACCTGGACAGCAAGTTGTTCGATCTTTTGGTGATAGTCATCCCAAGAAACGTAAAGGTCAGGCATGATTTTGGGTTTTGGAAGCTAGCAACACGACAGGCATTGCAGAGAATGATACAACTGTGGAACTGATTTCATCCGTCTAGTCATGAATAATCCTGCCGATTCTCCAATTTCATCCAAGCCTCAGCGACTTTCTTTCGTCACAAAGCTGGCATATGGATTAGGTGATTTCGGTCCAGCGCTAACGGCCAATGTGTACGTTTTCTTCTTGATGTACTTTTTGGTAAATGTAGCTGGGATGAATCCAGGGCTAGCTGGCAGCGTTCTGCTGATTGGGAATGTGTGGGATGCGGTGAATGATCCGGCAGTGGGGGTGTTAAGCGATCGCATCCAAACACGCTGGGGGAGACGGTTGCCGTGGATTGTATTAGGGGCAATTCCCTTTGGGCTGACATTTTTTTTGCAGTGGATTGTGCCATTCCAAGATCAATGGCTGCTTTTTGTTTATTACATTGTGATCGCTCTTCTATCAAACACCTTCTATACCATTGTCAACTTGCCTTACACAGCACTTACGGCTGAACTGACACAAGACTACAACGAACGTACCAGTCTCAACAGTTTTCGGTTTGCCTTCTCCCTCAGTGGCGGCATTGCAGCGTTAGTGCTGGCATTGACTATTTTTGGGTTGATTAAAGACCCACGCCAACAGTACGTCTTGATTGGCTTACTGGGTGGTTTACTAGCGACAACCCCCATATTTCTTTGTGTGTGGGGAATTTATAAACCTGCGCTTGCTGCCGAGAAACACCGCAAGGAAACTGCTGACGAAACGATTATCCCGCTTGTTGACCAGTTCAAAATTGCCTTTAGCAATCGTCCATTTTTGTTTGTGATTGGCATTTACTTATGTGCCTGGTTAGCGTTTCAAAACACAGCAGCGATTTTGCCGTTTTTTGTTGTTAACTACATGGGACTGTCAGAGGTTATCTCTACGCAAGCAGCGATCGCCGTACAAATGACTGCCTTACTGGCCCTGTCTCTCTGGACGTATGTCAGCAAACGAGTTGGGAAACAAGCTACGTACATGATGGGTACTGGAATTTGGCTCATTGGGCAGGTGGGGTTGTGGGTTTTGCAACCTGGACAAACCAGTTGGATCTACCCATTGGCAATTCTGGTTGGATTCGGGGTTTCCACCGCATTTCTCATCCCCTGGTCCATGTTGCCAGATGTCGTTGAGTTAGATGAATTGAATACAGGACAGCGCCGCGAGGGAATTTTTTATGGGTTTATGACGCTGGCACAAAAAATTTGTCGCGGTGTGGGGTTGTTCTTAATTGGACTAGCTATGAGACAAACTGGTTTCAGAGAGCGTGTCCCTGGAGAACCCCTCCCCGAACAACCCCCCGCCGCATTAGAAGCCATTCATCAGGTGACAGCACTGCTCCCGATCGCACTCCTGCTTATTAGCCTGGTATTGGTTTACTTTTACCCCATTACCCGCGAAGTCTATGCTGAAATTTTGCTGCGCTTACACGAACGCAAACAGGAGAAGCGGGGAGGGAATGAGGAGGTTGGGAGATAAGAAAGGGGAGGAGGTAAGGGGGTAATGGGAGAGGGGGAAATTGAGGATTGAGCTTGGAAATTGGGGCATTAGAGAGACCTGAAGATCAAATCGATGCCTCATCATTTCCTACCTTCCCTACCCTCTTCGCTGCCTTTATCTTCCTGCCCCCTAAGTTCCTCGTCACGAGAAAGACGCTACAATGAAAAAATCGTAAAGTTTTATAAAGAGCTTTTACATGACCCAGCCTAATATTGAATCGATTTCAACCCAGTTAGAGAGTGCCAGCCTTCGCGATCGCATGGTTGCGTTGGCATCGTTACGTCATGTACCAGCGGCGGATGCACTCCCCTTAATCAAAAAGGTGTTGAACGATGAAAGCTTACAGATTCGGTCAATGGCAGTGTTTGCTTTAGGTGTGAAGCAGACAGACGAAAGCTTGCCGTTGTTGTTGGAAATTCTGACAACCGAGTCAGATTATGGAATTCGGGCGGATGCAGCTGGAGCATTGGGATACCTGGAAGATCCGAGAGCCTTTGAACCATTGGTGCGGATCTTTTATGAGGATACGGATTGGTTAGTTCGCTTTAGTGCTGCCGTATCACTGGGCAATTTGAAAGATCCGCGTGCTTATGATGTGCTGATTCAGGCATTAGACAGTGAGGAAGTAGTGTTGCATCAAGCCGCGATCGCCGCACTGGGCGAAATTAAAGCGATAGACGCAGTGGACCACATTCTGCGATTTGCTCAGTCGAATGATTGGTTAGTGAGGCAGCGTCTGGCTGAAGCATTGAGTAACTTGCCAACTCCCAAAAGTGTTTCTGCCTTGAAATATTTGGCAAAGGATAGTCATTCCCAAGTGGCTGAAGCGGCTCGTATCGGGCTAGAGCGACTGGGAGAATCGCAGAAGGATTAATGCGATCACCATGGCAATCATAGCCCCAATTAAAGTGTTGATGATATTCACTAATTCATTTGTGAGCCAGGCAATCTGATTCTGCAAGGTCGCGCCGATTACACTTTCCAGATTGGTCGCAATAAAGGCTGCAATCACGCAAATGACTATTGCCGTTGGGCTAATCAATCCAACCGTCCAACCCAGCACGGCAACAGAGATCGCTGCAATGATGCCTGCCACAGTACCTTCCAGGCTGATAGCACCTTCAGTTCCTCGGGGGACTGGCTTGAGCGTGGTAATCAAAAATGTACGCTGACCATATGCTTTACCGATTTCGCTGGCGCAAGTATCTGCCAATTTTGTGCTAAAGCTTGCTACGTATCCCAGTAGCAAGAGGGAGACAACCAGGGGAGTTGCGATCGCTGCTGCAAAAAATAGCTGGCAAACTAGAACTCCGATAGCGCAAAGAGCTGCAATTAGTGCAGATCCCCAGACATTTTCCGGTCCGCGTGCCCCAGAGCGCTTTTCGGCAATGCCTTCGGCCTCTTTTTGAGCCATACCTACCTTGGTTACCCCTGATCCCACCAAAAAGTAAAACATCACAACGATATACCCTTGCCAGCCCAAACACCCCCACACCAACACTCCCAAGAACCAGGCATGGAGCAATCCAGCCAGGGTAAGTAATTTTTTCGGGGCAATCCAGGCGATCGCGCCTAAAACCGTATTCAACGCCACTGCGACTCCCCAATTTGTGAGGGAGGGTGTAGGGTAGAAAAAAGAGGTTGGATTAACCATTAACATGGTGTGAGTCAGGCTTACAACATCATTATTGTGACATTCACATAGAGATTGCTGATAAGTAAGCAATCAGGTTGCTAGAGTATGGAATCAACTCTCTTTCATTTGTCATTTCCAGTCGGCAATATTCCTGAAACCAAAGCATTTTATGCAACGGGGTTAGGATGCCAAGTGGGACGTGAGAATGCCACCTCCGTCATCCTAAACTTGTATGGTCATCAACTCGTTGCTCATGTTACGGACGAACCGTTACAACCCCAACGAGGAATTTATCCTCGTCATTTTGGGCTAGTGTTTACGGCGGAAGCAGACTGGGAGTCTCTTTTGTTACGGGCAGACCGTCATCAGCTACGCTTCTACCAGCAAGCAAAACGTCGATTCCCAGGGTCACCATTGGAACATCGTACATTTTTCTTAGAAGACCCCTTCCATAATTTGTTGGAATTTAAGTACTACGTAACTCCAACAGCGATTTTTGGTGAGCAAGCATTCGTCCAGATTGGTGACTCGTAAGCAAGACTCCGTTACTACAGCGGTTTGAGCCAGGTATGGCTAATGAATAGCCTTTTAGGAGAGGAATTTAAGGTGAGGGTCTATGCTAGCGGTAGAGTACGAGTTTCCAGCGCTTTGATAAAAACTGTCCGAAGTATTGATCAGATAAGTCTGAGAGAAGTATTGACCAGATAAGTCTGAGAAATGTTCACTAGTCGTTATAGTTAAAAAACTTCCTTAATTCGTGGTTCCAAGTCTTACAGTGTTATAGGGTAAATTTTCGTAAAGAAATATAGATTAATCTTGCTTGGGTTCCCTGTAAACTCTCATAATCGGTGACGTAGTGATCAACTTGCGATCGCCTGAAAGTCTTTGCCCGAAGCGACCACATGAGGACCATACAATCCGTGTTGGTGCGTAATGGATGGCATTATTCAAGCTTTTCGAGTAACTCGCCTAGCAGCGTTAGCACACCCTTCAGGAGTAATTAATAATGAGCGGTCTTTTCAATTTCATCAAAAGTCTATTTTCTGGAATTTTCGGGTTTATCGGCGGCTTGTTTGGTGGCAAAAAAGAGTCTACAGAAGCAGCCCCCAAACCAGTTAAAAAAAGCAACGGCTTCTTTCTTGAATTGGATGAAGCAGCAAGTGCCAGTGCGTCACAGCCTGCAACTGAGGTTGAAGCAGCCAGCACCGAGCAACCAGTGACCGTTTCTCAAGAAGCACTAGCTGAAACGGCTCAACCAAAGGTGGCATCTGCGAAAAAATCCACTCGCAAAGAGAAATTGGCAGCATTAGCAGCAGGTGACAAGCCTGCCTCAAATTCTAATGTAGCTTCTGCAGCGGCTCCTCAACCTGCACCAGTAGTCGCAGCGGTTGCGACAGTAGAACCAGAAACTACATTTGCAACGAAGTATTTAATTCCTGCTAATAATGGTGGGCGTCGCCGTCCCGGTGCCAATATGTCTTCTTATTTGGATATGGCACGCAAGATGAATGTGAATGTCGGCTAATTTCTCCTCAACCAAACTACCTGTGGGAGCATGTCAGTTTTGCAAGTCTCTGCATTTGCCCTCATCCCCCAACCCCTTCTCCCAAGTTTGGGAGAAGGGGAGTCGAAGCTTCAAGTCCCTCTCCCAAGCTTGGGAGAGGGATTTAGGGTGAGGGCGCAAAGGTGACATGCTCCCCTACCTGTCAAATGTATTGACCCATTCAAATTTATTTGAATTGACTTACAGAGATGCTATTGATCAGCATCTCTTTTTGTTGTTGATAAAACGTTGATAAAATCCGCTGTTGCTCCAAATTAAAGAGAAGAGAGAGCCTTTCGCTTGAACTTGTTTATACACAGTTGAAATTGCTTCGATAAATGAGTCAATGAGTTGTCCTGAGCAGCGCTCACTGACAATCATACGGGCGCTTTTCAGCCATATGGGTGATTTTCAGCGCGCCAAATGTTTTCTAAATGGTTCTGCTTGATGTTTTCTAAATGGTTCTGCTTGATGAACTTTTTTGTAAGGGTTTGAGATCATAAAAAACATAAAAATACTGGGTTTGACTACTGTTTGCAAACAACCTGCGATCGCTTAACAAACAGCAACCAGACCCAGCAACAGGTGAATAGTGATCAGAAAATTTTTGATTCTTTATTTTCCAGTCCCTATTTCCTATTCGCCAATTAACGACGACGGGGAACTTTGTTCAGATAGTCAATCTCGGCAGCGCGTATCCCTTGAGCATAATTGCCCTTGGGCGCGATCGAAGCTGCAACAGATGCAAACCGACGAGGATCGCCCTCTGGAAGTTGCCGTTCCTGAAACTTCTTGGTGTAAAACTTCTCAACTGTGAAGCGCCAATCGTACTTGGTGGTGCCATAGCTATCGCGGTAAGCTTCCTCACCATAACGGGGAGTCACCAAGTTGAAAGGACGACCTTCCATACGCTTCCGCTGATAAGGCACCGTGAAGTCTCCAAACGCTTCGGTATACTCGTCACTATCCAACAGAGCATCAACAAAACCATAGAAGCCTTTGGTCGCAATCACAATTGACCAAGCAATCTCTTCATCTTGATTGTAAGAATCTCGACCCAGGAAACGCTTGAGACAAACCTGTACTAAACGATAGTTGCTGTTGACTTCGACAACCGTGCGATAGAACCGTTCAGACTTTGCCAGTTCACGAATAAAATCTCGCACAGTAATCGAGCGATTTTTTAAGCGAGTTTCCAGTGTAATTTGGCGATTAAATTTAAGTGTTTCATGTTCGCTAAATATCTGACGATATGCCGCAAACACCAGTGCTTGAAAATCAGTATCGGAAGAGAGATCTTCTAACCGATAGATGTAAGGCGTATCCTCATTCAAGTCAGCAGGTCCAAAGCTACGAACTCGATGATTCTGAGTAGTTGGTTTGTAAGCAAGCAACGGCAAAGCCATGCCAGAGTCTCCCTAGAATGTGACTAAAGAAAAACGTTGAATCGCAACTGTTAGAAATCTAGTATCTAGATTCAGATCTAACAACAAGTCTGTAAAAGTTGGCTGAAAATGCCCTGTTTCATTATCCCGCGAAAGGGCACGAAACAGTAAGTTTTCAACCTATCCTGCTCGATTTGCTGCCATGGAAATTGCCAGCAAAATCACTAGCAACCCTGCACCGACAATAGATAACCCGGCAACCGACGCCCATTGCGATCGCTGCACAAATTTGTCCCACGTAAAAAGCTCAAACTGTTCAAACATTGGTTTGAACCGGGCAACAGGGATGTAGGAATCAGCCCTTGGTAGTTTATCGCGATAGTCTGCACCATAGCGAGGCGTGAAACTGTAAGGGCGTTCCGTTAGTCGTTTGCGTTGGTAGGGTACTGTATCATCACCAAACCAACGATGATATTCCTCACTGTCAATTAGTGCATCTACAAATTTTTCCCAACCCAATGTGGCAATTTGCACCGACCAGGCAATTTTTTCCTCCTCGTTGTAGGGCGATCGTCCAAGCAGTCGCTTAAAACATATCTCCACCAGCCGATAGTTGTTATTTGATGCTACAACTAGTTCATAAAATCGCTTAGATTTTGCCAATCCCTTAATGAAATCCCGCACTGAAATAACGTGACTTCTAAGTTGAGTCTCTAGCGTAATTTGACGATTAAATTGAAGAATTTCTTGCTCGTTGAATACCTGGCGATAAGCCGCCCAAATCAACTCATCCACCTCAGTACCCGACTTAGCATTCTCCAATCGATAGATGAACGCTGTATCTTCATTCAGATCTGCAAAACCAAAACTAGAAACTCGTTGGTCTTGGGTTGTTGGGACGTATTCAAGCAGCGGTAATGCCATGCTAAATCTCTCCTTAGTCAGGGTTTAGAAAGCTAGCTCCGCGAGTCTATGAACTGAGTCCTGCCAAAATCAAAAAGCCAGCTTTCAAGCAATTAAAAAAGAATTAGTAGGGGCAATTAACAGGGGCAAGTAAAATCTCTTCCAAATGTTTGATCATCAAGTTTGATCATCAGATGTTCTGTGAGATGAGTCTCTTGCTCATTTAAGTCCACAAGACACTCACCCCACAAACGATGAAACATTGCTAGCGGACTGGAAAGCTCGATGTCGTGTTAATCGACACAGGAATTCCCGCTGGTGCGGAAGCACGAGTTGTATCGGGAATTTTGATATTTTCGGTCTTCACGCTGATAGTTTGAGCAGGAGTAATTTTCACTGATCGCGCCATATCCAGGAAATTGCGAATATCGCCCCATTTGTATCGCGACTCTTCCAACTTGTCACGCCAGTAAGCCCCATAGCGAGGGGTCACCAGGTTAAACGGACGATCCTTAAAGCGACGACGTTGGTAAGGAACAGTGTTTTCACCAAAGGCTTGCAGATACTCATCACTATCTAGCAATGTATCTACAAACTTCTCCCACCCCAATGTGGCAATCTTGATCGACCAGGCGAGTTCTTCATCCTTACTGTAAGGAGCGCGACCCAACAGGCGCTTTAAGCTCAACTCCACAATTCGATAATTGGAGTTGGTTTCGATTACCAACTTACGAAAGGTTTCGGATTTTGCCAGCCCACGGACAAAGTCACGAACGGTAATTGCCCGATTGCGCAACTGCGACTCCAGATTTGACTGGCGACTACTTTTGAGAATGACGTGTTCACTAAAGACTTGACGATAGGCTGCCCAAATCAGTTCTTCAACATCACTGAGATCAGCACAATCTTCCAGGCGATAGATGTAAGGGGTATCTTCACCTGGAACTTCATAACCAGGAACACGCTGATTTTGAGAACTGGGACTATATGCCAGGAGGGGAATTGACATAGCGGTTTGATAAGTGGATGAACAATTGACGGAAACGAGATTGCGCGATTAAACTCTGGGAGCAACGGGAATATAACGATAGGGCAATGCTGTAGCAACGGGTTTGACAGTTGGCTTACTATCCTCACGCGCCATATCAGGCACTTTGATCGCGCTAGAAGTAGACCGGGCAACGTGACGCTGAGTTTCTAATTGAGGGGTGAGCATCCCGCTTGCCATCGACAAAAACTGAGAAGGAATTGCTTGCCGAATCACCTTTTTGTCAAGTGCACCACTTTGATACGTGCGGACTTGATAGTACGAGCGAGTCATTCCAAGCTGGAAGAGGCGACCTCGCCAATATTCGCCGTAGCGAGGGTTGACCAGGTTAAAGGGACGACCTTCCATGCGGCGGCGCTGATAGGGAACGATATCATCACCAAAGTTTTGCTGATATTCGTTGCTGTCCACGATCGCGTCGATGAAGCCATGCAAACCACGAGTTGCAATCACAATAGATTGAGCAATTTGTTCATCTCTACCGTAACTGGCGCGACCCAGGAACCGCTTAAGAATAAGATCCACCAGACGATAATTCGAGTTGGTGTCAGCCACTTCTCGGCGAAACACATCTGATTTACCCAAGCCCCGAACAAAATCGCGCACTGAAATTGCACGATTCCGCAGTTGAGATTCTAAAAATGGCTGACGATAATTTTCTAGAATCAAGTGCTCACTAAAGATCTGGCGATAGGCTGCCCAAATTAGTTCACTGACATCCGTTTCAGATACAGCATCCCGGAGGCGATAAATCTGAGGATCATCTTCGTCAGGAACTTCAAATCCCGCAACACGCTGATTCTGAGTCTTGAGGCTAGTTTCGAGGAGAGGAATCGGCATAGTGGTTTTTCTAGAGAAAGGACTAAAGAGAAGTTTGGATTAAACCGCATCCACGTCTAGACCTGTAGTTTCTCTGAGGGAAAACTTCGGGTCTCTCGCTAAACGTGGTTTAACAACAGACTGGGAAAGGGGGGCTGCTCACTGCAGACAGACGATCTCGGGCTAATTTGGCGCGTGCCTGGGTCACTGGATCCCTGTCAGATTGCTCTATCTGGCATAAGCGATCGCTCACAGCTTGCCGAGTGCGCCACTCAATCGCAGATTCACCCAGGGCTTGTAAACCTACTACGGCTGCGTACCGAATTGCCCAATCAGGATCTGCCGATACATCCAACAAAACATTCAGCACCTCAGTTTGAGCCTGTGTACGCTGCTGCATCGGCAGTGCTTGCCACTGGAGATTACCCAAACCCTTGATAGCTGCCCGTCGAACACTTGGGGCAAAATCAGTCGCAGCGGCAGAGAGCAATACTGATAAAGCACGGGGATCGGCGATCGCTGCCAGCACCCGGATTGCATATGCCCGCGCACCATAGTTATAACCATCAATCTGTTCTAGCAACGGCTCAACTGCGACCCTCCCTAATTGCACTAACCCCTCGACTGCAGCGAGAGCTGCGCCAGGATTGTTGTAACCCAACACTTGAATCAAGGTTGGAATTCCTGCTTCCAACCGAGCTGCTGCCAAGGCTCGCACTGCTCCAATCAAACGTGTTGGAGAGTCGGCTTGTTCAATCGCAGCGATGAATGGTTGGAGTTGGGAGTTACTCATAACAGGGTATCCATTAAGCCAATAATTTCGATGGCACGTGGAGCCAACGTCTCATTTGAGCTAGACCGCAACTGATGCTCTAGAAGCCCCTTAAGGGCAAATAGCTTGAAACTATTTTCGGTAGCAGAGGCAGCAATCGCTTCAGCCGCAGGGGCGTAGCCAATTGCGCCTAGGTCTGAAAGGGCAGTACGCCGCAACTGTACATCATTGCTATTCAGCGCCTGCACCAGTTGATCGCCATAAGTAGGCTCTTGAGTTAACTGGTACATTGCCCGCGTAGCGGCATATTGAACCCTCGCAACAGGATGATCCACAAATGGACGAATTAGATCGATCGCCTCGGTTGCACCCAACGCCCCCAATGCTTCAATTACTGCTTCGTAAGGCTGCGCTAAGTGAGGACGACCCGGTACAAATTGAGCCACCTCAACACCACCATCTAACAAGCGGATTAAGGCAGGAATGCAAGAGCAATCACCTAACATTCCCAACGATTGAGCTGCCGCTTCCCGAACGTAAAAGTCGGAACAGTCCAAACAGCGAATCAACCCTGGAACAGCTCTGGTATCAGCCAGCTTACCAAGCGCTCTAGCGGCATTTCGCCGTAATGGATAGCCTCCTAACTCCGTTCGATCTGACTCGTCCTCCAAGGCTGCAATTAAGGCAGTGACAGCAGCCGAGTCGCAAATCTGATACTTGCCCAGCCACCAGGCAGCATAGTAGCGCAAACTCAAATCCTCATGACGCAGATGCGCGATCGCCAAATCTGCCGTCAAAGGGG is a window of Leptolyngbyaceae cyanobacterium JSC-12 DNA encoding:
- a CDS encoding HEAT-like repeat protein (IMG reference gene:2510097032~PFAM: PBS lyase HEAT-like repeat); translation: MSNSQLQPFIAAIEQADSPTRLIGAVRALAAARLEAGIPTLIQVLGYNNPGAALAAVEGLVQLGRVAVEPLLEQIDGYNYGARAYAIRVLAAIADPRALSVLLSAAATDFAPSVRRAAIKGLGNLQWQALPMQQRTQAQTEVLNVLLDVSADPDWAIRYAAVVGLQALGESAIEWRTRQAVSDRLCQIEQSDRDPVTQARAKLARDRLSAVSSPPFPVCC
- a CDS encoding HEAT repeat-containing protein (IMG reference gene:2510097033~PFAM: PBS lyase HEAT-like repeat), with the protein product MVDFNSDQQVERSPEMPAGASPLTADLAIAHLRHEDLSLRYYAAWWLGKYQICDSAAVTALIAALEDESDRTELGGYPLRRNAARALGKLADTRAVPGLIRCLDCSDFYVREAAAQSLGMLGDCSCIPALIRLLDGGVEVAQFVPGRPHLAQPYEAVIEALGALGATEAIDLIRPFVDHPVARVQYAATRAMYQLTQEPTYGDQLVQALNSNDVQLRRTALSDLGAIGYAPAAEAIAASATENSFKLFALKGLLEHQLRSSSNETLAPRAIEIIGLMDTLL
- a CDS encoding Phycobilisome Linker polypeptide (IMG reference gene:2510097031~PFAM: Phycobilisome Linker polypeptide) — translated: MPIPLLETSLKTQNQRVAGFEVPDEDDPQIYRLRDAVSETDVSELIWAAYRQIFSEHLILENYRQPFLESQLRNRAISVRDFVRGLGKSDVFRREVADTNSNYRLVDLILKRFLGRASYGRDEQIAQSIVIATRGLHGFIDAIVDSNEYQQNFGDDIVPYQRRRMEGRPFNLVNPRYGEYWRGRLFQLGMTRSYYQVRTYQSGALDKKVIRQAIPSQFLSMASGMLTPQLETQRHVARSTSSAIKVPDMAREDSKPTVKPVATALPYRYIPVAPRV